A part of Larimichthys crocea isolate SSNF chromosome VII, L_crocea_2.0, whole genome shotgun sequence genomic DNA contains:
- the actn4 gene encoding alpha-actinin-4 isoform X2: MVDYHAANNQSSAAGVYMEQENDWDRDLLLDPAWEKQQRKTFTAWCNSHLRKAGTQIENIEEDFRDGLKLMLLLEVISGERLPKPERGKMRVHKINNVNKALDFIASKGVKLVSIGAEEIVDGNAKMTLGMIWTIILRFAIQDISVEETSAKEGLLLWCQRKTAPYKNVNVQNFHISWKDGLAFNALIHRHRPDLIDYDSLRKDDPVTNLNNAFEVAEKHLDIPKMLDAEDIVGTLRPDEKAIMTYVSCFYHAFSGAQKAETAANRICKVLAVNQENELMMEDYEKLASELLEWIRRTIPWLENRTQEKTVNDMQAKQEDFRDYRCVHKPPKVQEKCQLEISFNTLQTKLRLSNRPAFMPSEGRMVSDINGAWHTLEGAEKGYEEWILSEIRRLERLEHLAEKFHQKAAIHESWTDGKEAMLTQKDYETSTLSEVKALLRKHEAFESDLAAHQDRVEQIAAIAQELNELDYYDSATVNARCQKICDQWDVLGALTQSRKESLERTEKQLESIDELYLEYAKRAAPFNNWMEGAMEDLQDMFIVHNIEEIQGLITAHEQFKSTLPEANKEREAIQAIQAEVQKIAQSNGIKLSGANPYTTITPESIDSKWEKAMAMVPLRDTALQDELNKQNNNDTLRAKFATQANAVGAYIQAKMEEIGRISIEMNGTLEDQLTNLKEYQKTIMSYMPEINKLEGSHQLIQEALIFDNQYTSYTMEHLRVGWEQLLTTIARTINEVENQILTRDAKGISQEQLYEYRASFNHFDKTLQGGERRAKRDHSGALMAEEFKACLISLGYDVENDKQGDTEFARIMGIVDPNGSGAVTFQAFIDFMSRETTDTDTADQVIASFKILAADKNYITAEELRRELPPDQAEYCIARMAPYTGPDGVPGALDYMSFSTALYGESDL; this comes from the exons ACGTTCACGGCGTGGTGTAACTCCCACCTGCGGAAGGCCGGCACGCAGATCGAAAACATCGAGGAGGACTTCAGGGACGGACTCAAactcatgctgctgctggaggtcaTCTCAG gcGAGCGGTTACCCAAGCCTGAGAGAGGCAAGATGAGGGTCCACAAGATCAACAACGTGAACAAAGCCCTGGACTTCATCGCCAGCAAGGGAGTGAAGCTGGTCTCTATTGGAGCAGAGG aaatcGTGGACGGGAACGCCAAGATGACCCTGGGAATGATCTGGACCATCATCCTCCGCTTCGCCATCCAGGACATCTCTGTAGAAG AGACCTCTGCGAAGGAGGGTCTTCTTTTGTGGTGCCAGAGGAAGACTGCTCCCTACAAGAATGTCAATGTGCAGAACTTCCACAttag CTGGAAGGACGGCCTCGCCTTCAACGCTCTGATCCACAGACACAGACCTGATCTCATCGATTACGACAGCCTCagaaag GATGACCCTGTGACCAATCTGAACAACGCCTTCGAGGTGGCTGAGAAGCACCTGGACATCCCCAAGATGTTGGACGCAGAAG ACATCGTGGGTACGCTGAGGCCGGATGAGAAAGCCATAATGACCTATGTATCCTGCTTCTATCACGCCTTCTCTGGCGCTCAGAAG GCTGAAACAGCCGCAAATCGTATCTGCAAAGTGCTCGCTGTCAACCAGGAGAACGAGCTGATGATGGAGGACTACGAGAAACTGGCCAGCGAG CTGCTGGAGTGGATCCGTCGTACCATCCCCTGGCTGGAGAACCGAACCCAAGAGAAGACTGTAAATGACATGCAGGCCAAACAGGAGGACTTCAGAGACTACCGCTGCGTCCACAAACCACCCAAG GTCCAAGAGAAATGTCAGCTGGAGATCAGCTTCAACACTCTGCAGACTAAACTGAGACTCAGCAACAGACCTGCCTTCATGCCATCAGAGGGACGCATGGTGTCT GATATTAACGGAGCGTGGCACACCCTGGAAGGAGCAGAAAAGGGCTACGAAGAGTGGATCCTCAGCGAGATCAGACGTCTGGAGAGACTGGAACATCTGGCAGAGAAGTTCCACCAGAAAGCTGCCATCCATGAATCCTGGACCGATG GTAAGGAGGCCATGCTGACCCAGAAAGACTACGAGACTTCCACCCTGTCAGAAGTCAAAGCGTTGCTACGGAAACACGAGGCCTTTGAGAGCGACCTGGCTGCCCATCAGGACAGAGTGGAGCAGATCGCCGCCATCGCACAGGAACTCAA CGAGCTGGACTACTACGACTCTGCCACCGTCAACGCTCGCTGCCAGAAGATCTGTGATCAGTGGGACGTCCTGGGAGCCCTCACCCAGAGCCGCAAGGAGTCACTGGAG AGGACGGAGAAGCAGCTGGAGTCGATAGATGAGCTGTACCTGGAGTACGCCAAGAGAGCGGCACCCTTCAACAACTGGATGGAGGGAGCCATGGAGGACCTGCAGGACATGTTCATCGTCCATAATATCGAGGAGATCCAG gGTCTGATCACAGCCCACGAGCAGTTCAAGTCCACCCTGCCAGAGGCCAACAAGGAGCGAGAGGCCATCCAGGCCATCCAGGCGGAGGTGCAGAAGATCGCCCAGAGCAACGGCATCAAGCTGAGCGGAGCGAACCCGTACACCACCATCACACCTGAGAGCATCGACAGCAAATGGGAAAAG gcGATGGCCATGGTACCTCTGCGTGACACCGCCCTACAGGATGAGCTTAACAAGCAGAACAACAACGACACACTGAGAGCCAAGTTCGCCACTCAGGCCAACGCAGTCGGCGCCTACATACAGGCCAAGATGGAG GAAATTGGCAGGATATCCATTGAGATGAACGGCACTCTGGAGGACCAGCTGACCAACCTGAAGGAGTACCAGAAGACCATCATGTCTTACATGCCTGAAATTAACAAGCTGGAGGGATCCCACCAGCTCATCCAGGAGGCCCTCATCTTCGACAACCAGTACACTTCCTACACAATGGAG CACCTCCGCGTGGGCTGGGAGCAGCTGCTGACCACCATCGCCAGAACCATCAACGAGGTCGAGAACCAGATCCTGACGCGTGATGCTAAGGGCATCAGCCAGGAGCAGCTCTACGAGTACCGCGCCTCCTTCAACCACTTTGACAAG ACTTTACAAGGGGGTGAGAGAAGAGCCAAACGT GACCACAGCGGGGCCCTCATGGCCGAGGAGTTCAAGGCCTGTTTGATCAGTCTGGGCTACGATGTGGAGAACGACAAGCAG GGCGACACCGAGTTTGCTCGCATCATGGGCATCGTTGACCCCAATGGCAGCGGCGCCGTCACCTTCCAGGCCTTCATTGACTTCATGTCCAGGGAAACGACCGACACGGACACAGCAGACCAGGTCATCGCCTCCTTCAAGATCCTGGCCGCTGATAAG AACTACATCACGGCCgaggagctgaggagggagCTCCCTCCGGACCAGGCAGAGTACTGCATTGCCCGCATGGCGCCCTACACGGGGCCGGATGGCGTCCCCGGAGCCCTCGACTACATGTCCTTCTCCACCGCCCTGTACGGAGAGAGCGACCTGTAG
- the actn4 gene encoding alpha-actinin-4 isoform X5 — protein MVDYHAANNQSSAAGVYMEQENDWDRDLLLDPAWEKQQRKTFTAWCNSHLRKAGTQIENIEEDFRDGLKLMLLLEVISGERLPKPERGKMRVHKINNVNKALDFIASKGVKLVSIGAEEIVDGNAKMTLGMIWTIILRFAIQDISVEETSAKEGLLLWCQRKTAPYKNVNVQNFHISWKDGLAFNALIHRHRPDLIDYDSLRKDDPVTNLNNAFEVAEKHLDIPKMLDAEDIVGTLRPDEKAIMTYVSCFYHAFSGAQKAETAANRICKVLAVNQENELMMEDYEKLASELLEWIRRTIPWLENRTQEKTVNDMQAKQEDFRDYRCVHKPPKVQEKCQLEISFNTLQTKLRLSNRPAFMPSEGRMVSDINGAWHTLEGAEKGYEEWILSEIRRLERLEHLAEKFHQKAAIHESWTDGKEAMLTQKDYETSTLSEVKALLRKHEAFESDLAAHQDRVEQIAAIAQELNELDYYDSATVNARCQKICDQWDVLGALTQSRKESLERTEKQLESIDELYLEYAKRAAPFNNWMEGAMEDLQDMFIVHNIEEIQGLITAHEQFKSTLPEANKEREAIQAIQAEVQKIAQSNGIKLSGANPYTTITPESIDSKWEKAMAMVPLRDTALQDELNKQNNNDTLRAKFATQANAVGAYIQAKMEEIGRISIEMNGTLEDQLTNLKEYQKTIMSYMPEINKLEGSHQLIQEALIFDNQYTSYTMEHLRVGWEQLLTTIARTINEVENQILTRDAKGISQEQLYEYRASFNHFDKKRSGQMVSDDFRALLISTGNSLGDTEFARIMGIVDPNGSGAVTFQAFIDFMSRETTDTDTADQVIASFKILAADKNYITAEELRRELPPDQAEYCIARMAPYTGPDGVPGALDYMSFSTALYGESDL, from the exons ACGTTCACGGCGTGGTGTAACTCCCACCTGCGGAAGGCCGGCACGCAGATCGAAAACATCGAGGAGGACTTCAGGGACGGACTCAAactcatgctgctgctggaggtcaTCTCAG gcGAGCGGTTACCCAAGCCTGAGAGAGGCAAGATGAGGGTCCACAAGATCAACAACGTGAACAAAGCCCTGGACTTCATCGCCAGCAAGGGAGTGAAGCTGGTCTCTATTGGAGCAGAGG aaatcGTGGACGGGAACGCCAAGATGACCCTGGGAATGATCTGGACCATCATCCTCCGCTTCGCCATCCAGGACATCTCTGTAGAAG AGACCTCTGCGAAGGAGGGTCTTCTTTTGTGGTGCCAGAGGAAGACTGCTCCCTACAAGAATGTCAATGTGCAGAACTTCCACAttag CTGGAAGGACGGCCTCGCCTTCAACGCTCTGATCCACAGACACAGACCTGATCTCATCGATTACGACAGCCTCagaaag GATGACCCTGTGACCAATCTGAACAACGCCTTCGAGGTGGCTGAGAAGCACCTGGACATCCCCAAGATGTTGGACGCAGAAG ACATCGTGGGTACGCTGAGGCCGGATGAGAAAGCCATAATGACCTATGTATCCTGCTTCTATCACGCCTTCTCTGGCGCTCAGAAG GCTGAAACAGCCGCAAATCGTATCTGCAAAGTGCTCGCTGTCAACCAGGAGAACGAGCTGATGATGGAGGACTACGAGAAACTGGCCAGCGAG CTGCTGGAGTGGATCCGTCGTACCATCCCCTGGCTGGAGAACCGAACCCAAGAGAAGACTGTAAATGACATGCAGGCCAAACAGGAGGACTTCAGAGACTACCGCTGCGTCCACAAACCACCCAAG GTCCAAGAGAAATGTCAGCTGGAGATCAGCTTCAACACTCTGCAGACTAAACTGAGACTCAGCAACAGACCTGCCTTCATGCCATCAGAGGGACGCATGGTGTCT GATATTAACGGAGCGTGGCACACCCTGGAAGGAGCAGAAAAGGGCTACGAAGAGTGGATCCTCAGCGAGATCAGACGTCTGGAGAGACTGGAACATCTGGCAGAGAAGTTCCACCAGAAAGCTGCCATCCATGAATCCTGGACCGATG GTAAGGAGGCCATGCTGACCCAGAAAGACTACGAGACTTCCACCCTGTCAGAAGTCAAAGCGTTGCTACGGAAACACGAGGCCTTTGAGAGCGACCTGGCTGCCCATCAGGACAGAGTGGAGCAGATCGCCGCCATCGCACAGGAACTCAA CGAGCTGGACTACTACGACTCTGCCACCGTCAACGCTCGCTGCCAGAAGATCTGTGATCAGTGGGACGTCCTGGGAGCCCTCACCCAGAGCCGCAAGGAGTCACTGGAG AGGACGGAGAAGCAGCTGGAGTCGATAGATGAGCTGTACCTGGAGTACGCCAAGAGAGCGGCACCCTTCAACAACTGGATGGAGGGAGCCATGGAGGACCTGCAGGACATGTTCATCGTCCATAATATCGAGGAGATCCAG gGTCTGATCACAGCCCACGAGCAGTTCAAGTCCACCCTGCCAGAGGCCAACAAGGAGCGAGAGGCCATCCAGGCCATCCAGGCGGAGGTGCAGAAGATCGCCCAGAGCAACGGCATCAAGCTGAGCGGAGCGAACCCGTACACCACCATCACACCTGAGAGCATCGACAGCAAATGGGAAAAG gcGATGGCCATGGTACCTCTGCGTGACACCGCCCTACAGGATGAGCTTAACAAGCAGAACAACAACGACACACTGAGAGCCAAGTTCGCCACTCAGGCCAACGCAGTCGGCGCCTACATACAGGCCAAGATGGAG GAAATTGGCAGGATATCCATTGAGATGAACGGCACTCTGGAGGACCAGCTGACCAACCTGAAGGAGTACCAGAAGACCATCATGTCTTACATGCCTGAAATTAACAAGCTGGAGGGATCCCACCAGCTCATCCAGGAGGCCCTCATCTTCGACAACCAGTACACTTCCTACACAATGGAG CACCTCCGCGTGGGCTGGGAGCAGCTGCTGACCACCATCGCCAGAACCATCAACGAGGTCGAGAACCAGATCCTGACGCGTGATGCTAAGGGCATCAGCCAGGAGCAGCTCTACGAGTACCGCGCCTCCTTCAACCACTTTGACAAG AAGCGTTCAGGACAGATGGTCTCAGATGATTTCCGGGCTCTACTCATTTCTACAGGAAACAGCCTG GGCGACACCGAGTTTGCTCGCATCATGGGCATCGTTGACCCCAATGGCAGCGGCGCCGTCACCTTCCAGGCCTTCATTGACTTCATGTCCAGGGAAACGACCGACACGGACACAGCAGACCAGGTCATCGCCTCCTTCAAGATCCTGGCCGCTGATAAG AACTACATCACGGCCgaggagctgaggagggagCTCCCTCCGGACCAGGCAGAGTACTGCATTGCCCGCATGGCGCCCTACACGGGGCCGGATGGCGTCCCCGGAGCCCTCGACTACATGTCCTTCTCCACCGCCCTGTACGGAGAGAGCGACCTGTAG
- the actn4 gene encoding alpha-actinin-4 isoform X4, translating to MVDYHAANNQSSAAGVYMEQENDWDRDLLLDPAWEKQQRKTFTAWCNSHLRKAGTQIENIEEDFRDGLKLMLLLEVISGERLPKPERGKMRVHKINNVNKALDFIASKGVKLVSIGAEEIVDGNAKMTLGMIWTIILRFAIQDISVEETSAKEGLLLWCQRKTAPYKNVNVQNFHISWKDGLAFNALIHRHRPDLIDYDSLRKDDPVTNLNNAFEVAEKHLDIPKMLDAEDIVGTLRPDEKAIMTYVSCFYHAFSGAQKAETAANRICKVLAVNQENELMMEDYEKLASELLEWIRRTIPWLENRTQEKTVNDMQAKQEDFRDYRCVHKPPKVQEKCQLEISFNTLQTKLRLSNRPAFMPSEGRMVSDINGAWHTLEGAEKGYEEWILSEIRRLERLEHLAEKFHQKAAIHESWTDGKEAMLTQKDYETSTLSEVKALLRKHEAFESDLAAHQDRVEQIAAIAQELNELDYYDSATVNARCQKICDQWDVLGALTQSRKESLERTEKQLESIDELYLEYAKRAAPFNNWMEGAMEDLQDMFIVHNIEEIQGLITAHEQFKSTLPEANKEREAIQAIQAEVQKIAQSNGIKLSGANPYTTITPESIDSKWEKAMAMVPLRDTALQDELNKQNNNDTLRAKFATQANAVGAYIQAKMEEIGRISIEMNGTLEDQLTNLKEYQKTIMSYMPEINKLEGSHQLIQEALIFDNQYTSYTMEHLRVGWEQLLTTIARTINEVENQILTRDAKGISQEQLYEYRASFNHFDKDHSGALMAEEFKACLISLGYDVENDKQGDTEFARIMGIVDPNGSGAVTFQAFIDFMSRETTDTDTADQVIASFKILAADKNYITAEELRRELPPDQAEYCIARMAPYTGPDGVPGALDYMSFSTALYGESDL from the exons ACGTTCACGGCGTGGTGTAACTCCCACCTGCGGAAGGCCGGCACGCAGATCGAAAACATCGAGGAGGACTTCAGGGACGGACTCAAactcatgctgctgctggaggtcaTCTCAG gcGAGCGGTTACCCAAGCCTGAGAGAGGCAAGATGAGGGTCCACAAGATCAACAACGTGAACAAAGCCCTGGACTTCATCGCCAGCAAGGGAGTGAAGCTGGTCTCTATTGGAGCAGAGG aaatcGTGGACGGGAACGCCAAGATGACCCTGGGAATGATCTGGACCATCATCCTCCGCTTCGCCATCCAGGACATCTCTGTAGAAG AGACCTCTGCGAAGGAGGGTCTTCTTTTGTGGTGCCAGAGGAAGACTGCTCCCTACAAGAATGTCAATGTGCAGAACTTCCACAttag CTGGAAGGACGGCCTCGCCTTCAACGCTCTGATCCACAGACACAGACCTGATCTCATCGATTACGACAGCCTCagaaag GATGACCCTGTGACCAATCTGAACAACGCCTTCGAGGTGGCTGAGAAGCACCTGGACATCCCCAAGATGTTGGACGCAGAAG ACATCGTGGGTACGCTGAGGCCGGATGAGAAAGCCATAATGACCTATGTATCCTGCTTCTATCACGCCTTCTCTGGCGCTCAGAAG GCTGAAACAGCCGCAAATCGTATCTGCAAAGTGCTCGCTGTCAACCAGGAGAACGAGCTGATGATGGAGGACTACGAGAAACTGGCCAGCGAG CTGCTGGAGTGGATCCGTCGTACCATCCCCTGGCTGGAGAACCGAACCCAAGAGAAGACTGTAAATGACATGCAGGCCAAACAGGAGGACTTCAGAGACTACCGCTGCGTCCACAAACCACCCAAG GTCCAAGAGAAATGTCAGCTGGAGATCAGCTTCAACACTCTGCAGACTAAACTGAGACTCAGCAACAGACCTGCCTTCATGCCATCAGAGGGACGCATGGTGTCT GATATTAACGGAGCGTGGCACACCCTGGAAGGAGCAGAAAAGGGCTACGAAGAGTGGATCCTCAGCGAGATCAGACGTCTGGAGAGACTGGAACATCTGGCAGAGAAGTTCCACCAGAAAGCTGCCATCCATGAATCCTGGACCGATG GTAAGGAGGCCATGCTGACCCAGAAAGACTACGAGACTTCCACCCTGTCAGAAGTCAAAGCGTTGCTACGGAAACACGAGGCCTTTGAGAGCGACCTGGCTGCCCATCAGGACAGAGTGGAGCAGATCGCCGCCATCGCACAGGAACTCAA CGAGCTGGACTACTACGACTCTGCCACCGTCAACGCTCGCTGCCAGAAGATCTGTGATCAGTGGGACGTCCTGGGAGCCCTCACCCAGAGCCGCAAGGAGTCACTGGAG AGGACGGAGAAGCAGCTGGAGTCGATAGATGAGCTGTACCTGGAGTACGCCAAGAGAGCGGCACCCTTCAACAACTGGATGGAGGGAGCCATGGAGGACCTGCAGGACATGTTCATCGTCCATAATATCGAGGAGATCCAG gGTCTGATCACAGCCCACGAGCAGTTCAAGTCCACCCTGCCAGAGGCCAACAAGGAGCGAGAGGCCATCCAGGCCATCCAGGCGGAGGTGCAGAAGATCGCCCAGAGCAACGGCATCAAGCTGAGCGGAGCGAACCCGTACACCACCATCACACCTGAGAGCATCGACAGCAAATGGGAAAAG gcGATGGCCATGGTACCTCTGCGTGACACCGCCCTACAGGATGAGCTTAACAAGCAGAACAACAACGACACACTGAGAGCCAAGTTCGCCACTCAGGCCAACGCAGTCGGCGCCTACATACAGGCCAAGATGGAG GAAATTGGCAGGATATCCATTGAGATGAACGGCACTCTGGAGGACCAGCTGACCAACCTGAAGGAGTACCAGAAGACCATCATGTCTTACATGCCTGAAATTAACAAGCTGGAGGGATCCCACCAGCTCATCCAGGAGGCCCTCATCTTCGACAACCAGTACACTTCCTACACAATGGAG CACCTCCGCGTGGGCTGGGAGCAGCTGCTGACCACCATCGCCAGAACCATCAACGAGGTCGAGAACCAGATCCTGACGCGTGATGCTAAGGGCATCAGCCAGGAGCAGCTCTACGAGTACCGCGCCTCCTTCAACCACTTTGACAAG GACCACAGCGGGGCCCTCATGGCCGAGGAGTTCAAGGCCTGTTTGATCAGTCTGGGCTACGATGTGGAGAACGACAAGCAG GGCGACACCGAGTTTGCTCGCATCATGGGCATCGTTGACCCCAATGGCAGCGGCGCCGTCACCTTCCAGGCCTTCATTGACTTCATGTCCAGGGAAACGACCGACACGGACACAGCAGACCAGGTCATCGCCTCCTTCAAGATCCTGGCCGCTGATAAG AACTACATCACGGCCgaggagctgaggagggagCTCCCTCCGGACCAGGCAGAGTACTGCATTGCCCGCATGGCGCCCTACACGGGGCCGGATGGCGTCCCCGGAGCCCTCGACTACATGTCCTTCTCCACCGCCCTGTACGGAGAGAGCGACCTGTAG
- the actn4 gene encoding alpha-actinin-4 isoform X1, whose translation MVDYHAANNQSSAAGVYMEQENDWDRDLLLDPAWEKQQRKTFTAWCNSHLRKAGTQIENIEEDFRDGLKLMLLLEVISGERLPKPERGKMRVHKINNVNKALDFIASKGVKLVSIGAEEIVDGNAKMTLGMIWTIILRFAIQDISVEETSAKEGLLLWCQRKTAPYKNVNVQNFHISWKDGLAFNALIHRHRPDLIDYDSLRKDDPVTNLNNAFEVAEKHLDIPKMLDAEDIVNTARPDEKAIMTYVSSFYHAFSGAQKAETAANRICKVLAVNQENELMMEDYEKLASELLEWIRRTIPWLENRTQEKTVNDMQAKQEDFRDYRCVHKPPKVQEKCQLEISFNTLQTKLRLSNRPAFMPSEGRMVSDINGAWHTLEGAEKGYEEWILSEIRRLERLEHLAEKFHQKAAIHESWTDGKEAMLTQKDYETSTLSEVKALLRKHEAFESDLAAHQDRVEQIAAIAQELNELDYYDSATVNARCQKICDQWDVLGALTQSRKESLERTEKQLESIDELYLEYAKRAAPFNNWMEGAMEDLQDMFIVHNIEEIQGLITAHEQFKSTLPEANKEREAIQAIQAEVQKIAQSNGIKLSGANPYTTITPESIDSKWEKAMAMVPLRDTALQDELNKQNNNDTLRAKFATQANAVGAYIQAKMEEIGRISIEMNGTLEDQLTNLKEYQKTIMSYMPEINKLEGSHQLIQEALIFDNQYTSYTMEHLRVGWEQLLTTIARTINEVENQILTRDAKGISQEQLYEYRASFNHFDKTLQGGERRAKRDHSGALMAEEFKACLISLGYDVENDKQGDTEFARIMGIVDPNGSGAVTFQAFIDFMSRETTDTDTADQVIASFKILAADKNYITAEELRRELPPDQAEYCIARMAPYTGPDGVPGALDYMSFSTALYGESDL comes from the exons ACGTTCACGGCGTGGTGTAACTCCCACCTGCGGAAGGCCGGCACGCAGATCGAAAACATCGAGGAGGACTTCAGGGACGGACTCAAactcatgctgctgctggaggtcaTCTCAG gcGAGCGGTTACCCAAGCCTGAGAGAGGCAAGATGAGGGTCCACAAGATCAACAACGTGAACAAAGCCCTGGACTTCATCGCCAGCAAGGGAGTGAAGCTGGTCTCTATTGGAGCAGAGG aaatcGTGGACGGGAACGCCAAGATGACCCTGGGAATGATCTGGACCATCATCCTCCGCTTCGCCATCCAGGACATCTCTGTAGAAG AGACCTCTGCGAAGGAGGGTCTTCTTTTGTGGTGCCAGAGGAAGACTGCTCCCTACAAGAATGTCAATGTGCAGAACTTCCACAttag CTGGAAGGACGGCCTCGCCTTCAACGCTCTGATCCACAGACACAGACCTGATCTCATCGATTACGACAGCCTCagaaag GATGACCCTGTGACCAATCTGAACAACGCCTTCGAGGTGGCTGAGAAGCACCTGGACATCCCCAAGATGTTGGACGCAGAAG ACATTGTGAACACGGCTCGTCCAGATGAGAAAGCCATAATGACTTATGTGTCCAGTTTCTACCATGCCTTCTCTGGAGCACAGAAG GCTGAAACAGCCGCAAATCGTATCTGCAAAGTGCTCGCTGTCAACCAGGAGAACGAGCTGATGATGGAGGACTACGAGAAACTGGCCAGCGAG CTGCTGGAGTGGATCCGTCGTACCATCCCCTGGCTGGAGAACCGAACCCAAGAGAAGACTGTAAATGACATGCAGGCCAAACAGGAGGACTTCAGAGACTACCGCTGCGTCCACAAACCACCCAAG GTCCAAGAGAAATGTCAGCTGGAGATCAGCTTCAACACTCTGCAGACTAAACTGAGACTCAGCAACAGACCTGCCTTCATGCCATCAGAGGGACGCATGGTGTCT GATATTAACGGAGCGTGGCACACCCTGGAAGGAGCAGAAAAGGGCTACGAAGAGTGGATCCTCAGCGAGATCAGACGTCTGGAGAGACTGGAACATCTGGCAGAGAAGTTCCACCAGAAAGCTGCCATCCATGAATCCTGGACCGATG GTAAGGAGGCCATGCTGACCCAGAAAGACTACGAGACTTCCACCCTGTCAGAAGTCAAAGCGTTGCTACGGAAACACGAGGCCTTTGAGAGCGACCTGGCTGCCCATCAGGACAGAGTGGAGCAGATCGCCGCCATCGCACAGGAACTCAA CGAGCTGGACTACTACGACTCTGCCACCGTCAACGCTCGCTGCCAGAAGATCTGTGATCAGTGGGACGTCCTGGGAGCCCTCACCCAGAGCCGCAAGGAGTCACTGGAG AGGACGGAGAAGCAGCTGGAGTCGATAGATGAGCTGTACCTGGAGTACGCCAAGAGAGCGGCACCCTTCAACAACTGGATGGAGGGAGCCATGGAGGACCTGCAGGACATGTTCATCGTCCATAATATCGAGGAGATCCAG gGTCTGATCACAGCCCACGAGCAGTTCAAGTCCACCCTGCCAGAGGCCAACAAGGAGCGAGAGGCCATCCAGGCCATCCAGGCGGAGGTGCAGAAGATCGCCCAGAGCAACGGCATCAAGCTGAGCGGAGCGAACCCGTACACCACCATCACACCTGAGAGCATCGACAGCAAATGGGAAAAG gcGATGGCCATGGTACCTCTGCGTGACACCGCCCTACAGGATGAGCTTAACAAGCAGAACAACAACGACACACTGAGAGCCAAGTTCGCCACTCAGGCCAACGCAGTCGGCGCCTACATACAGGCCAAGATGGAG GAAATTGGCAGGATATCCATTGAGATGAACGGCACTCTGGAGGACCAGCTGACCAACCTGAAGGAGTACCAGAAGACCATCATGTCTTACATGCCTGAAATTAACAAGCTGGAGGGATCCCACCAGCTCATCCAGGAGGCCCTCATCTTCGACAACCAGTACACTTCCTACACAATGGAG CACCTCCGCGTGGGCTGGGAGCAGCTGCTGACCACCATCGCCAGAACCATCAACGAGGTCGAGAACCAGATCCTGACGCGTGATGCTAAGGGCATCAGCCAGGAGCAGCTCTACGAGTACCGCGCCTCCTTCAACCACTTTGACAAG ACTTTACAAGGGGGTGAGAGAAGAGCCAAACGT GACCACAGCGGGGCCCTCATGGCCGAGGAGTTCAAGGCCTGTTTGATCAGTCTGGGCTACGATGTGGAGAACGACAAGCAG GGCGACACCGAGTTTGCTCGCATCATGGGCATCGTTGACCCCAATGGCAGCGGCGCCGTCACCTTCCAGGCCTTCATTGACTTCATGTCCAGGGAAACGACCGACACGGACACAGCAGACCAGGTCATCGCCTCCTTCAAGATCCTGGCCGCTGATAAG AACTACATCACGGCCgaggagctgaggagggagCTCCCTCCGGACCAGGCAGAGTACTGCATTGCCCGCATGGCGCCCTACACGGGGCCGGATGGCGTCCCCGGAGCCCTCGACTACATGTCCTTCTCCACCGCCCTGTACGGAGAGAGCGACCTGTAG